In Pseudomonas sp. MM213, a genomic segment contains:
- a CDS encoding PilZ domain-containing protein, which translates to MSEHPANRRRFKRIAFDARTELCQGEFIWPVKLIDLSLKGILIERPEPWLGDPKKMFSVDIHLSKDFDIKMDVQLTHDDPRHLGFVCRYISLESIERLRRLIELNLGDPQELERELGALIEV; encoded by the coding sequence ATGAGCGAACACCCTGCCAATCGCCGCCGCTTCAAACGTATTGCGTTCGATGCCCGAACCGAGCTTTGCCAAGGGGAATTCATCTGGCCAGTGAAGCTGATTGACTTGTCGCTCAAGGGAATACTGATCGAGCGACCCGAGCCGTGGCTGGGCGACCCGAAAAAGATGTTTTCTGTCGACATTCATCTCAGCAAGGACTTTGACATCAAGATGGATGTGCAACTGACGCACGACGATCCTCGCCATTTGGGATTCGTTTGCCGATACATCAGCCTGGAATCCATCGAGCGGCTGCGGCGATTGATCGAGCTCAATCTGGGGGATCCGCAGGAGCTGGAGCGCGAGTTGGGTGCCCTGATCGAAGTCTGA
- the radA gene encoding DNA repair protein RadA — protein sequence MAKAKRMYGCTECGSTFPKWAGQCGECGAWNTLTETMVESGGAAAPSGRTGWTGQQAQIKTLAEVSVEEIPRFSTASSELDRVLGGGLVDGSVVLIGGDPGIGKSTILLQTLCNLAKSMPALYVTGEESQQQVAMRARRLGLPQDQLRVMTETCIETIIATARVEKPKVMVIDSIQTIFTEQLQSAPGGVSQVRESAALLVRYAKQSGTAIFLVGHVTKEGALAGPRVLEHMVDTVLYFEGESDGRLRLLRAVKNRFGAVNELGVFGMTDKGLKEVSNPSAIFLTRAQEEVPGSVVMATWEGTRPMLVEVQALVDDSHLANPRRVTLGLDQNRLAMLLAVLHRHGGIPTHDQDVFLNVVGGVKVLETASDLALMAAVMSSLRNRPLPHDLLVFGEVGLSGEVRPVPSGQERLKEAAKHGFKRAIVPKGNAPKESPSGLQIIAVTRLEQALDALFE from the coding sequence ATGGCCAAGGCCAAACGCATGTACGGCTGCACCGAGTGCGGCTCAACCTTCCCCAAGTGGGCCGGCCAGTGCGGCGAGTGCGGGGCCTGGAACACCTTGACCGAAACCATGGTCGAGAGCGGCGGTGCCGCAGCCCCCAGCGGCCGCACCGGCTGGACCGGCCAACAGGCACAGATCAAGACCCTGGCCGAAGTCAGCGTCGAAGAAATACCGCGCTTTTCCACTGCATCCAGTGAGCTCGATCGCGTCCTGGGTGGCGGGCTGGTGGACGGTTCGGTGGTTTTGATCGGCGGTGATCCGGGCATCGGCAAATCAACCATCCTCTTGCAAACCTTGTGCAACCTCGCCAAGAGCATGCCGGCGTTGTACGTCACGGGCGAAGAGTCCCAGCAGCAAGTGGCCATGCGCGCCCGACGCCTGGGATTACCGCAGGATCAACTGCGGGTCATGACCGAAACCTGCATCGAAACCATCATAGCCACCGCCCGGGTCGAAAAGCCCAAGGTCATGGTGATCGACTCGATTCAGACGATTTTCACCGAGCAGCTGCAATCGGCACCGGGCGGCGTGTCCCAGGTGCGGGAGAGCGCGGCCTTGCTGGTGCGTTATGCCAAACAGAGTGGCACAGCCATTTTTCTGGTTGGCCACGTGACGAAAGAAGGTGCGCTGGCCGGACCGCGCGTGCTGGAGCACATGGTCGATACCGTGCTGTATTTCGAGGGCGAATCCGACGGTCGCTTGCGCTTGCTGCGGGCGGTGAAGAACCGTTTTGGCGCGGTCAACGAACTGGGCGTGTTCGGCATGACCGACAAGGGTTTGAAAGAAGTCTCCAACCCTTCGGCGATTTTTCTTACTCGTGCACAGGAAGAAGTCCCGGGCAGTGTGGTCATGGCAACGTGGGAAGGGACCCGACCGATGCTGGTGGAGGTTCAGGCGTTGGTGGATGACAGCCATCTGGCCAACCCGCGTCGGGTCACGTTGGGGCTGGATCAGAACCGACTGGCGATGTTGCTGGCGGTTCTGCATCGACACGGCGGCATTCCGACCCACGACCAGGACGTGTTCCTCAACGTGGTGGGTGGCGTGAAGGTGTTGGAAACCGCATCCGACCTGGCGCTGATGGCGGCGGTCATGTCCAGTTTGCGCAACCGGCCATTGCCCCATGATCTGCTGGTGTTCGGCGAAGTCGGTTTGTCTGGCGAAGTGCGTCCGGTGCCGAGCGGGCAGGAACGCTTGAAAGAAGCGGCCAAGCACGGCTTCAAACGGGCCATCGTGCCCAAGGGCAATGCGCCGAAGGAGTCTCCGTCGGGATTGCAGATTATTGCCGTTACCCGCCTCGAACAGGCCCTCGACGCCCTGTTCGAATAA
- the mscL gene encoding large-conductance mechanosensitive channel protein MscL, translated as MGVLNEFKAFAVKGNVVDMAVGIIIGAAFGKIVSSFVGDVVMPPIGLLIGGVDFSDLAITLKAASGDAPAVVLAYGKFIQSMIDFIIVAFAIFMGVKAINRLKREEAVAPTLPPVPTKEEELLGEIRDLLKAQNNRPE; from the coding sequence ATGGGCGTGCTAAATGAGTTCAAGGCCTTCGCGGTAAAAGGCAACGTGGTCGACATGGCCGTCGGTATCATCATCGGTGCCGCCTTCGGCAAGATCGTTTCGTCGTTTGTCGGCGACGTGGTCATGCCGCCAATCGGCCTGCTGATCGGTGGGGTGGATTTCAGTGATCTCGCCATTACGCTCAAGGCCGCCAGCGGCGACGCCCCCGCAGTGGTGCTGGCGTACGGTAAATTCATCCAGAGCATGATCGACTTCATCATCGTCGCGTTCGCGATTTTCATGGGCGTCAAAGCCATCAATCGCTTGAAGCGCGAAGAAGCCGTTGCGCCCACCCTGCCGCCGGTTCCGACCAAGGAAGAGGAGCTGTTGGGTGAAATTCGCGATCTGTTGAAGGCTCAGAACAATCGGCCAGAATGA
- a CDS encoding ferredoxin--NADP reductase: MTASAEKFTRQTLLDVKPLTPSLFTLRTTRDPGFRFRAGQFARLGVTKADGSVVWRAYSMVSSPYDEFLEFFSIVVPGGEFTSELSRLGVDDTLLVDRQAFGYLTLDRFIDGRDLWLLSTGTGVAPFLSILQDFEVWEKFERIILVYSVREARELAYQELIAELMQRDYLAEYAHKFQYIATVTREQHPGALNGRITTLIESSELERAAGVAMTSEHSRVMLCGNPQMIDDTRKLLKQRDMHLSLSRRPGHVAVENYW; the protein is encoded by the coding sequence ATGACTGCCAGTGCAGAAAAATTCACGCGCCAGACCCTGCTCGACGTCAAGCCGTTGACCCCGAGCCTGTTCACCCTGCGCACGACGCGGGATCCGGGCTTTCGTTTTCGTGCGGGGCAATTCGCCCGGCTGGGCGTGACCAAGGCTGACGGCAGCGTTGTTTGGCGTGCCTATTCCATGGTGTCTTCGCCTTACGACGAGTTCCTCGAATTCTTTTCCATCGTGGTGCCGGGGGGCGAGTTCACCAGTGAGCTGAGTCGGCTGGGCGTCGACGATACGCTGCTGGTCGACCGCCAAGCCTTTGGATACCTGACGCTTGATCGCTTCATCGATGGGCGGGATCTCTGGTTGTTATCCACCGGCACGGGCGTGGCGCCGTTTCTGTCGATCCTGCAGGACTTCGAGGTCTGGGAGAAGTTCGAGCGAATCATCCTGGTCTACAGCGTGCGCGAAGCCCGGGAGCTGGCGTATCAGGAACTGATCGCGGAATTGATGCAGCGTGACTATCTGGCCGAGTACGCGCACAAGTTTCAATACATTGCCACCGTCACCCGCGAGCAGCATCCAGGTGCCTTGAATGGCCGGATCACCACCTTGATCGAGAGTAGCGAACTGGAGCGGGCGGCGGGTGTGGCAATGACGTCCGAGCATTCGCGGGTCATGCTGTGTGGTAACCCGCAGATGATCGATGACACGCGAAAACTGCTCAAACAGCGTGACATGCACTTGAGTCTCAGCCGACGCCCCGGGCACGTGGCGGTGGAAAACTACTGGTAA
- a CDS encoding autoinducer binding domain-containing protein, which translates to MERWKESQLNQLSSTKHIDAAYPIALEFAKNIGFKFFAFSTTYQTKSNQLNTIRHNNYPTIWNTYYEQKNLSSVDPVVAHCNHSMLPIMRSETLFSKVPSLWEALETHGLQHGWSQSLHDEESGLCSILSLARSHYPITALELYENLGFSVFMCRHLHALIAQSLPRKMLKPPAPHLSPREIDVLELAAAGKTAEESARILNLSARTIHFHIQSVILKLGVSNKIAAIIAAIKAGHLKSTSTR; encoded by the coding sequence ATGGAGCGGTGGAAGGAGTCACAACTCAACCAACTATCGAGCACGAAGCATATTGATGCCGCGTACCCGATCGCACTTGAATTCGCGAAAAACATCGGGTTTAAATTTTTCGCTTTTTCAACTACTTATCAAACAAAAAGCAACCAGCTCAATACTATCCGACACAACAATTACCCAACCATCTGGAACACGTATTATGAACAGAAAAACTTAAGCTCGGTGGACCCGGTAGTAGCTCATTGCAATCACTCAATGCTGCCCATTATGAGGAGCGAAACGCTTTTCTCCAAGGTTCCTTCCCTGTGGGAGGCCCTGGAAACGCATGGTTTGCAGCACGGCTGGTCACAATCGCTGCATGACGAAGAGAGCGGCCTGTGCAGTATTCTGAGCCTGGCAAGGAGCCATTACCCGATCACGGCCCTGGAGCTGTATGAAAACCTCGGTTTCTCGGTGTTCATGTGCCGTCATCTTCATGCGTTGATCGCACAATCGTTGCCCAGGAAAATGCTGAAACCACCCGCTCCACATTTATCTCCACGGGAAATCGACGTATTGGAACTGGCGGCAGCCGGCAAGACGGCTGAAGAAAGCGCGCGAATTCTTAACCTGAGCGCACGGACCATCCATTTCCACATTCAAAGCGTGATTTTGAAACTCGGGGTCAGCAACAAGATTGCCGCGATCATCGCCGCGATCAAGGCCGGTCACCTCAAAAGCACCTCGACACGTTGA
- a CDS encoding methyltransferase, whose protein sequence is MPLLETPFARLDLIRQPEQQNEPLQAFDAADEYLLNHLAEQQPAPDTRVLVLNDSFGALAASLAGKVQVTSSGDSFLAFQGLEKNLIRNAQAFDAVPRVPASEAFSGPFDRVLIRVPKTLALLEEQLIRLQSQLAPGAQVIAGAMIKHLPRAAGDLLERYIGPVQASLAVKKARLLMATAEAKAPATSPYPTRYQLDAPAIELLNHANVFCREGLDIGTRAFLPHLPTNLGAARVADLGCGNGVLAIASALQNPQAHYTLVDESFMAVQSAAENWRAALGDRDVIVRAGDGLAGQEPQSLDVVLCNPPFHQQQVVGDFLAWRMFQQAREALVVGGALYIVGNRHLGYHSKLARLFRGVEQVAATPKFVILKARK, encoded by the coding sequence ATGCCTTTGCTCGAAACACCCTTCGCCCGCCTCGACCTGATCCGCCAGCCAGAACAGCAGAACGAACCGCTGCAAGCGTTTGATGCCGCCGACGAATACCTGCTCAATCACCTGGCCGAACAACAACCGGCTCCGGATACGCGTGTTTTGGTGCTCAACGACAGCTTTGGCGCATTGGCTGCCAGCCTCGCGGGCAAGGTTCAGGTGACCAGCAGCGGCGACTCGTTCCTGGCCTTTCAAGGCCTGGAAAAAAATCTGATCCGTAACGCTCAGGCATTTGATGCCGTGCCTCGCGTACCTGCCAGCGAAGCGTTTAGCGGCCCGTTTGATCGGGTCCTGATTCGTGTACCGAAAACCCTGGCCTTGCTGGAAGAACAACTGATCCGTCTGCAAAGCCAACTGGCGCCCGGCGCCCAAGTGATTGCCGGCGCCATGATCAAGCATCTGCCACGCGCCGCCGGGGATTTGCTGGAGCGCTACATCGGTCCGGTTCAAGCCTCGCTGGCGGTGAAAAAGGCTCGGCTGTTGATGGCCACCGCTGAAGCCAAAGCACCCGCGACGTCGCCCTACCCGACTCGCTATCAGCTCGATGCGCCGGCGATTGAACTGCTCAACCACGCCAATGTGTTCTGCCGCGAAGGGCTGGATATCGGTACCCGAGCCTTTTTGCCGCACTTGCCGACAAACCTCGGCGCGGCACGGGTCGCGGATCTGGGCTGCGGTAATGGCGTGTTGGCCATTGCCAGCGCTCTGCAAAACCCGCAGGCGCACTACACGCTGGTGGACGAATCCTTCATGGCCGTGCAATCGGCCGCCGAAAACTGGCGCGCGGCGCTGGGTGACCGGGACGTGATCGTGCGTGCCGGGGATGGTCTGGCCGGGCAGGAGCCGCAGTCACTGGACGTGGTGCTGTGCAACCCCCCGTTTCACCAACAACAAGTCGTGGGCGATTTCCTCGCCTGGCGGATGTTCCAGCAAGCGCGCGAAGCGCTGGTGGTGGGCGGCGCGCTGTACATCGTCGGCAACCGTCATCTGGGTTATCACAGCAAACTGGCGCGGTTGTTCCGTGGCGTCGAACAAGTGGCGGCCACACCGAAGTTCGTGATCCTCAAAGCCCGAAAATAA
- a CDS encoding DUF2474 domain-containing protein, translating into MTGKHTLEEIQAAEKKPLWQRLGWLAMIWAGSVVALFIVASLMRMFMNAAGLSTH; encoded by the coding sequence ATGACTGGTAAACACACTTTGGAAGAAATCCAGGCCGCAGAGAAAAAGCCGCTCTGGCAGCGGCTTGGCTGGCTGGCGATGATCTGGGCCGGCAGCGTGGTAGCGCTGTTCATCGTTGCGAGCCTGATGCGCATGTTCATGAATGCCGCAGGCCTGTCGACCCACTGA
- the cydB gene encoding cytochrome d ubiquinol oxidase subunit II, protein MGIDLPLIWAVIIIFGIMMYVVMDGFDLGIGILFPFIPGKTDRDVMMNTVAPVWDGNETWLVLGGAALFGAFPLAYSVVLSALYLPLIFMLIGLIFRGVAFEFRFKAKDDKRHLWDKAFIGGSIAATFFQGVALGAFIDGLPVVNRQFAGGSLDWLTPFTMFCGVALVVAYALLGCTWLIMKTEGKLQEQMHNLARPLAFVVLAVIGIVSIWTPLAHAEIAARWFTLPNLFWFLPVPILVLVTMYGLIRAVARNAHYTPFLLTLVLIFLGYSGLGISLWPNIVPPSISIWDAAAPPQSQGFMLVGTLFIIPFILGYTFWSYYVFRGKVTHEDGYH, encoded by the coding sequence ATGGGTATTGATCTTCCGCTGATCTGGGCCGTGATCATCATCTTCGGCATCATGATGTACGTGGTCATGGACGGCTTCGACCTGGGGATCGGGATTCTCTTCCCGTTCATTCCGGGCAAGACCGACCGTGACGTAATGATGAACACCGTCGCACCGGTCTGGGACGGCAATGAGACCTGGCTGGTGCTGGGCGGTGCGGCGCTGTTCGGCGCCTTCCCGCTGGCGTATTCGGTGGTGCTCTCGGCGCTGTACCTGCCGCTGATTTTCATGCTGATCGGGCTGATCTTTCGCGGCGTGGCGTTCGAGTTCCGCTTCAAGGCCAAGGACGACAAGCGCCACCTCTGGGACAAGGCGTTCATTGGAGGCTCCATCGCCGCGACCTTTTTCCAGGGTGTCGCGTTGGGTGCGTTCATCGATGGGCTGCCGGTGGTCAACCGTCAGTTCGCCGGCGGGTCACTGGATTGGCTGACACCGTTCACGATGTTCTGCGGCGTGGCGTTGGTGGTGGCTTATGCGCTGCTCGGTTGCACTTGGCTGATCATGAAAACCGAAGGCAAGTTGCAGGAACAGATGCACAACCTGGCGCGGCCGCTGGCGTTCGTGGTGCTGGCGGTGATTGGTATCGTCAGCATCTGGACGCCGCTGGCTCACGCGGAAATCGCCGCGCGCTGGTTCACGTTGCCGAATCTGTTCTGGTTCCTGCCGGTGCCGATTCTGGTGTTGGTGACCATGTACGGCCTGATCCGCGCTGTGGCTCGCAATGCGCACTACACGCCGTTCCTGCTGACGCTGGTGCTGATCTTCCTCGGCTACAGCGGTCTGGGCATCAGCCTGTGGCCGAACATCGTGCCGCCGTCGATCTCGATCTGGGACGCCGCCGCACCGCCGCAAAGCCAGGGCTTCATGCTGGTCGGCACCTTGTTCATCATCCCGTTCATCCTGGGTTACACCTTCTGGAGCTACTACGTGTTCCGCGGCAAGGTCACCCATGAAGATGGTTACCACTAA
- a CDS encoding cytochrome ubiquinol oxidase subunit I, which yields MFGLEALDLARIQFAFTISFHILFPAITIGLASYLAVLEGLWLKTNNDTYRDLYHFWSKIFAVNFGMGVVSGLVMAYQFGTNWSRFSDFAGSVTGPLLTYEVLTAFFLEAGFLGVMLFGWNKVGRNLHFFATVMVAIGTLISTFWILASNSWMQTPQGFEIVNGQVIPTDWLAVIFNPSFPYRLMHMATAAFVATAFFVGSSAAWHLLRGKDNPAIRTMLSMAMWMALIVAPIQAVIGDFHGLNTLKHQPAKIAAIEGHWENHGDEPTPLILFGWPDMKEERTKFAVEIPYLGSLILTHSLDKQVPALKEFPPEDRPNSTIVFWSFRIMVGLGMLMIFTGLWSLWLRKSDKLYTSRPFLYLALWMGPSGLIAILAGWFTTEIGRQPWVVYGLMRTADASSNHSFMQMSITLILFVVVYFALFGAGLGYMMRLVRKGPKIDEGKETNDGGPGQKRTPARPLSAADDDGAENDHSPSLTKEI from the coding sequence ATGTTCGGTTTGGAGGCGCTTGATCTCGCCCGAATTCAGTTCGCGTTCACCATCTCGTTCCACATCCTGTTCCCGGCCATCACCATTGGTCTGGCGAGTTACCTGGCGGTACTCGAAGGCCTGTGGCTGAAAACCAATAACGACACCTACCGCGATCTGTACCACTTCTGGTCGAAGATCTTTGCCGTCAACTTCGGCATGGGCGTGGTCTCCGGGCTGGTCATGGCCTATCAGTTCGGCACCAACTGGAGCCGCTTTTCGGACTTCGCCGGTTCCGTCACCGGGCCGTTGCTGACGTATGAAGTACTGACCGCGTTCTTCCTTGAAGCCGGTTTCCTTGGGGTCATGCTGTTCGGCTGGAACAAGGTCGGGCGCAATCTGCACTTCTTCGCCACGGTCATGGTCGCCATCGGCACGCTGATCTCGACCTTCTGGATTCTCGCGTCCAACAGCTGGATGCAGACCCCGCAGGGCTTCGAAATCGTCAACGGCCAGGTCATTCCAACCGACTGGCTGGCGGTGATCTTCAACCCGTCGTTCCCGTACCGCCTGATGCACATGGCGACGGCCGCGTTTGTCGCGACCGCATTCTTCGTCGGTTCCTCGGCGGCCTGGCATTTACTGCGCGGCAAGGACAACCCGGCGATCCGTACCATGCTCTCGATGGCCATGTGGATGGCCTTGATCGTCGCGCCGATTCAGGCGGTCATCGGTGACTTCCACGGTCTCAATACGTTGAAGCATCAACCGGCGAAAATCGCCGCGATCGAAGGCCACTGGGAAAACCACGGTGATGAACCGACCCCGCTGATCCTGTTCGGCTGGCCGGACATGAAAGAAGAGAGGACCAAGTTCGCCGTCGAGATTCCGTACCTGGGCAGCCTGATCCTCACGCACTCGCTGGACAAACAGGTGCCGGCGCTCAAGGAGTTCCCGCCGGAAGACCGGCCGAATTCGACCATCGTGTTCTGGTCGTTCCGGATCATGGTCGGCTTGGGCATGCTGATGATCTTTACCGGTCTGTGGAGCCTGTGGCTGCGCAAAAGCGACAAGCTGTATACCTCGCGACCGTTCCTGTACCTGGCATTGTGGATGGGGCCGTCCGGCCTGATCGCGATCCTCGCCGGTTGGTTTACCACTGAAATCGGCCGTCAGCCTTGGGTCGTCTACGGCCTGATGCGCACGGCGGATGCGTCCTCCAATCACAGCTTCATGCAGATGAGCATCACGCTGATCCTGTTCGTCGTGGTCTATTTCGCGCTGTTCGGTGCCGGTCTGGGCTACATGATGCGCCTGGTGCGCAAAGGGCCGAAGATCGACGAAGGCAAGGAAACCAACGACGGTGGTCCCGGCCAGAAACGCACACCGGCGCGTCCCCTGTCTGCGGCTGACGATGATGGCGCCGAAAACGACCACAGCCCCAGCCTGACCAAGGAGATTTGA
- a CDS encoding MFS transporter, which yields MPSQAPLLLRHHRPFIAFWLARVFTASGFQMLTVAIGWNLYQLTGNVLDLGLVGLVEFAPRVLFMLHTGHVADRYDRRKVAAICQSLQALIALTLAIGGATGHVTREMIFILAFLLGAARSFEMPTTQALLPSIVPSALFPRAVAAAQSAQQSATIVAPALGGLLYAFGSVWVYGPTVILYVIACLLMLNLPARQTPLNKGKATLDSLLAGIRFIRSRPDILGAISLDLFAVLLGGATALLPVFAKDILLTGPWGLGLLRSAPAVGALLMSLWLARFSVDRKVGRVMFTAVGVFGVATIAFGLSTSFWFSLAVLVVLGAADMISMVIRASFVQLETPDEMRGRVSAVNGLFIGASNQLGEFESGLTAHWFGTVPAVVMGGIGTLVVTGVWIKLFPTLANRDRMHVPAEEAKV from the coding sequence ATGCCCAGCCAAGCGCCTTTGCTGTTACGTCATCACCGCCCTTTCATCGCGTTCTGGCTGGCCCGGGTGTTTACCGCCAGCGGCTTTCAGATGCTCACCGTGGCCATCGGCTGGAACCTCTATCAACTGACCGGCAACGTGCTGGATCTGGGCCTGGTCGGCCTGGTGGAATTTGCCCCGCGCGTGCTGTTCATGTTGCACACCGGGCATGTCGCCGACCGCTACGACCGGCGCAAAGTCGCGGCGATCTGTCAGTCGCTGCAAGCCTTGATTGCCTTGACCCTGGCGATTGGCGGCGCCACCGGCCATGTCACCCGGGAAATGATCTTCATCCTCGCGTTTCTGCTCGGCGCCGCGCGCTCCTTCGAGATGCCGACCACCCAGGCACTGCTGCCAAGTATCGTTCCCTCCGCGCTGTTCCCCCGCGCCGTCGCCGCTGCACAGTCCGCCCAACAATCGGCGACCATCGTCGCGCCGGCCCTCGGCGGCTTGCTGTATGCCTTTGGCAGCGTCTGGGTCTACGGCCCGACCGTGATTCTCTATGTGATCGCCTGCCTGCTGATGCTCAACCTGCCTGCGCGGCAAACGCCATTGAACAAAGGCAAGGCCACCCTGGACTCGCTGCTGGCGGGTATCCGCTTCATTCGCAGCCGACCGGACATTCTCGGGGCGATTTCTCTGGATCTGTTTGCCGTGCTGCTCGGCGGCGCGACGGCCTTGCTGCCGGTGTTTGCCAAGGACATTCTGCTGACCGGGCCATGGGGCCTGGGCTTGTTGCGTTCGGCTCCGGCAGTGGGCGCGTTGCTGATGTCGCTGTGGCTGGCGCGGTTCTCCGTGGATCGCAAGGTCGGTCGGGTGATGTTCACCGCCGTCGGTGTATTCGGCGTCGCGACCATTGCGTTCGGCCTGTCCACTTCATTCTGGTTCTCGCTGGCGGTGCTGGTCGTGTTGGGCGCAGCAGACATGATCAGCATGGTGATCCGCGCGTCCTTCGTGCAACTGGAAACCCCGGATGAAATGCGTGGCCGGGTCAGCGCCGTCAACGGCCTGTTTATCGGCGCTTCGAACCAGTTGGGCGAATTCGAATCCGGTCTCACCGCCCATTGGTTCGGCACCGTGCCGGCGGTGGTCATGGGCGGCATCGGCACGCTGGTGGTGACCGGGGTCTGGATCAAACTGTTTCCGACCCTGGCCAACCGGGATCGCATGCATGTGCCTGCGGAAGAAGCCAAGGTTTGA
- a CDS encoding type II toxin-antitoxin system RelE/ParE family toxin, giving the protein MIKSFQHKGLRGFYETGSTRGIRANHAKRLSRMLQFMDRAMAPGDLDLPGWRLHPLRGELAEFWALSVSGNWRVIFRFIGSDIELVDYLDYH; this is encoded by the coding sequence ATGATCAAATCCTTTCAGCACAAAGGCCTTCGCGGTTTCTATGAAACAGGTTCGACGCGTGGAATCCGGGCAAACCATGCAAAGCGTCTGTCTCGGATGCTGCAATTCATGGACCGCGCAATGGCACCGGGTGACCTCGATCTACCGGGATGGCGATTACACCCGCTCAGGGGCGAATTGGCCGAGTTCTGGGCACTGAGCGTTTCAGGAAACTGGCGGGTTATTTTTCGTTTTATCGGTTCGGATATCGAGTTGGTCGACTATCTGGACTACCACTGA
- a CDS encoding HigA family addiction module antitoxin — protein MPLHNPPHPGETLLMDVLPELGISVTELARHLGFARPHLSRVLHGHAPISPDLAVRLERAGIGKARMWLGVQTDYDLWQAEQREQPVIKPLAVHA, from the coding sequence ATGCCCTTGCACAACCCGCCACACCCTGGCGAAACACTGTTGATGGACGTCCTGCCCGAACTGGGCATCAGCGTGACGGAACTTGCCCGGCATTTGGGGTTTGCACGCCCTCACCTTTCGCGGGTGCTGCATGGCCATGCGCCGATCAGTCCAGACCTGGCAGTCCGTCTGGAGCGGGCCGGAATTGGTAAGGCGCGGATGTGGCTAGGGGTTCAGACCGACTACGATCTCTGGCAAGCAGAGCAGCGGGAGCAACCGGTCATCAAACCCCTCGCAGTCCACGCCTGA
- a CDS encoding DJ-1 family glyoxalase III, whose protein sequence is MTFRALITLAEGIDDLQTVTLIDVLRRAKVEVVVASIEGRRMLTCARGTRVTADAMLVDLLAQPFDLVALPGGAVGAQHLAGHQPLQQLIKDQAAAGRLFAGIAEAPALALQAFGVLRQRRMTCLPTASHQLSGCNFVDQPVVVDGNCVTAQGSGGALEFALTLVEQLCGKAMRATVAGELMV, encoded by the coding sequence ATGACCTTTAGAGCCCTGATTACCCTCGCCGAGGGCATCGATGACCTGCAAACCGTGACGCTGATCGATGTGCTGCGCCGCGCCAAGGTTGAAGTGGTGGTGGCCAGCATCGAGGGCCGGCGCATGCTCACCTGTGCCCGCGGCACCCGCGTGACGGCCGATGCAATGCTGGTGGATTTGCTGGCCCAGCCGTTCGACCTGGTCGCGCTACCTGGCGGTGCCGTCGGCGCGCAACATCTGGCCGGCCATCAACCTTTGCAGCAATTGATCAAGGATCAGGCGGCAGCCGGCCGTCTGTTCGCCGGCATCGCCGAAGCCCCGGCCCTGGCACTTCAGGCCTTTGGCGTCCTGCGTCAACGGCGGATGACGTGCCTGCCGACCGCCAGTCATCAACTGTCGGGTTGCAACTTCGTCGACCAACCGGTGGTGGTCGACGGCAACTGCGTGACCGCTCAAGGTTCAGGCGGCGCTTTGGAGTTTGCCCTGACACTGGTGGAACAACTTTGCGGCAAGGCCATGCGTGCGACGGTGGCGGGGGAGTTGATGGTTTAG
- a CDS encoding DUF4879 domain-containing protein — MKKRLVNVFGVLIALMLGAQTASAASAAPLSQVKVLKVESPACGFEDIGEGQEATRCDHSGPNIKIYVLEVGYGRKAQVGLDGFDVDGTRTPVCAFDNGNLTDCTVGRKTVGYLYVFDLAGKQEGTFTFSNTSINAPGNTLSTQLYIK, encoded by the coding sequence ATGAAAAAGCGTCTGGTTAACGTATTTGGAGTATTGATTGCCTTGATGCTGGGGGCGCAAACCGCTTCGGCTGCCTCGGCGGCGCCGTTGAGCCAGGTCAAGGTGCTCAAGGTCGAGTCGCCGGCCTGTGGGTTTGAGGACATTGGCGAGGGGCAGGAGGCAACACGCTGCGATCACAGCGGGCCGAACATCAAGATCTACGTGCTGGAAGTCGGCTATGGCCGCAAGGCGCAAGTCGGGCTGGACGGTTTCGATGTGGACGGCACCCGGACCCCGGTCTGCGCCTTTGATAACGGCAACCTTACCGATTGCACCGTCGGCAGAAAAACCGTGGGCTATCTGTATGTCTTCGATCTGGCCGGCAAGCAAGAAGGCACGTTCACCTTCAGCAACACGTCCATCAATGCGCCGGGCAACACGCTGTCGACGCAGCTTTACATCAAGTAA